A segment of the uncultured Methanobrevibacter sp. genome:
ATCCTGAACATGCTTTGTCTGGTTCAATCTTGTCGGGGAGCTTGTATCCCAGTCACTGAATGGATCATCGCTTTCATTAACAGGTCCGCTCCATCGCAGTAGATATGCGAGAGACATATAATGGTTTCCTCCATCTGCCCAGTCTGTTCCATTCAATCCGTAAATGCCCATTAGATTTTTCATGTTGTTTTCAGAGAGGTCGTAGCTGATGTTTTCATTTTTTAAAAGGTATGATTCAATTGCAGCTATGGTTGAGAAGGCCCAGCAGGAACCTGATCCTCCCTGGTCGCGAACAGGAGTTACCAGACCGTAATCTCTCAGGTCATATGATGACGGCAGGTCGACAAGGAGGGCATCATCAAAGGCTTTTGAAATGATGATTTGATCTTCCAGACACATAAGCAGGCTGTTATCGGTATTTCCTTTTTCATTGTTGATGAATTGCACATCTGTCAGATTCACAATTCCATTTAAATTAAAGAAGGTTCCATTTTCATCGCATATGCCATTTGCTTTGTTGTTGGATATTGTTGTATTGTGGATTTCCAGAAGGATTGCCTTGTTTGATACTGCAGAGCCGAAAGTGTAGTCTCCATGCAGTTGATTGCCATCTATTGTGGAGTTTATAATGAAAACATTGTGGCTTGCCCAGTTGCAGATTCCTCCTCCGAGGGAATAGCTGGAATTTATCTCATTGCCGGATATGCTGGAATTGTAGATTACCAGAATTCCGCTGTAATCGTATATGGCTCCTCCACTGCCGTAGGTACCATTGACAGAGTTGTTTATAAATTCGGAGTTTAGAATTGTTATTTCGCCCATGTCATTGAAAACAGCTCCTGCATAGCTGTCCTGACTTCCTGAAGCGGAATTTCCTTCAAATAATGAATTGTATATCCTCACGAATCCCTTGTCGTTGTAGATTGCTCCTCCGCTTGCAGGATATGTTTTCTGTCCATAGTAGGAGATGTAATCCCTTGCTGTATTGTTTATGAATTTCGCATTTACAAAATTCACAGCACTTTGGTTTATGTAGATTGCCCCTCCATAATAGGAACTACCTTTTGCAAATGTCAGATTTACAAAATTCACAAGGGGGCTTATTGCATAATAGCTCAGTGGAGGGCTTATGAGAAACATTTCATACTCATCATTACCACTGATTATTGTATTTGTGGAGCTTTCGCCAATTATGTTGAGGTTCTTGTTTATGGTCATCTTTTTTGAAATGACATATGTTCCCTCATATAAAAAGATATTTGTTTTTGTGTTTGAACTGTCTATGAATAAGTTGTAAGCCGCATTGATGGTTTTAAATGGTTTCAACTGGGATCCGAGCTCCTCATCTCCATCATAATTGGAATTGACATAGATTGTGTTTGATTCGGAGAGATTGAAGTCATAGGTGAGCATTTCAGACTTCAGATTGATATAATCGGAATAATCGGAATAGATGTCTCCTTTCAAGTTTTCGCTCTCAAGAGAGGTGATTGGATTTCCCAATTCTCCGTTTTCTGTTTCCTCATTGGTTATGGCCGCACCTAAGTCTCCTGATTCGCCATCGGATTTTTGAGTATGGGTTGGGCATGCCATGCTTTCTGTATTGATGTTATTATTGT
Coding sequences within it:
- a CDS encoding C1 family peptidase; translation: MKTKYLFFISLFLIILLVLPVSFASTDDSASIASIDDSASYLNENNEADLKISTPLNDYETDLDNNNINTESMACPTHTQKSDGESGDLGAAITNEETENGELGNPITSLESENLKGDIYSDYSDYINLKSEMLTYDFNLSESNTIYVNSNYDGDEELGSQLKPFKTINAAYNLFIDSSNTKTNIFLYEGTYVISKKMTINKNLNIIGESSTNTIISGNDEYEMFLISPPLSYYAISPLVNFVNLTFAKGSSYYGGAIYINQSAVNFVNAKFINNTARDYISYYGQKTYPASGGAIYNDKGFVRIYNSLFEGNSASGSQDSYAGAVFNDMGEITILNSEFINNSVNGTYGSGGAIYDYSGILVIYNSSISGNEINSSYSLGGGICNWASHNVFIINSTIDGNQLHGDYTFGSAVSNKAILLEIHNTTISNNKANGICDENGTFFNLNGIVNLTDVQFINNEKGNTDNSLLMCLEDQIIISKAFDDALLVDLPSSYDLRDYGLVTPVRDQGGSGSCWAFSTIAAIESYLLKNENISYDLSENNMKNLMGIYGLNGTDWADGGNHYMSLAYLLRWSGPVNESDDPFSDWDTSSPTRLNQTKHVQD